Proteins encoded in a region of the Panthera uncia isolate 11264 chromosome B2 unlocalized genomic scaffold, Puncia_PCG_1.0 HiC_scaffold_24, whole genome shotgun sequence genome:
- the PEX6 gene encoding peroxisome biogenesis factor 6 isoform X2, translating into MALAVLRVLEPFPTEAPPLAVLLPPGGPWPAAGLGLVLALRPAGESPAGPALLVAALEGPGAGTEEQGPGPPELLVSLSLLRLLALGPGAWVRARPVRRPPALGWALLGTSPGPGLGPRVGPLLVRRGEALPVPGPRVLETRPALQGLLGPGTRLAVTELRGRAKLGPETGDSSPPPPPPVVSSFAVNRTVRQLRGVLGGTGDSLGVSRSCLRSLGLFQGEWVWVTRAGESSNTSQPHLAKVQVLEPRWDLSERLGPGSGQPGEPLADGLALVPATLAFNLGCDPLEVGELRIQRYLEGSSIPEDKGSCSVLPGPLFAKELHIEIVSSPHYSTNGNYDHVLYRHFQTPRAVQEGDVLCVPTVGQVEVLEGSPEKLPRWREMFFKVKKTLGEAPDGPTSAFLADTAHTSLYLVGSTLSPVPRLTSGESTPWNSLSPPGLEALVTELCAALKPRLQPGGALLTGTSSVLLHGPPGSGKTTAVTAACSRLGLHLLKVPCSNLCADSSGAVETKLQAIFSRARRCRPVVLLLTAVDLLGRDRDGLGEDARVVATLRHLLLDEDPLTSCPPLIAVATTSKAQDLPADVQTAFPHQLEVPVLSEGQRLSVLRALTAHLPLGQEVKLPQLARRCAGFVVGDLYALLTHSSRAACARIKNLGLAGGLSEEDEGELCAAGFPLLAEDFGQALEQLQTAHSRAIGAPKIPSVSWHDVGGLQEVKKEILETIQLPLEHPELLSLGLRRSGLLLHGPPGTGKTLLAKAVATECSLTFLSVKGPELINMYVGQSEENVREVFARARAAAPCIIFFDELDSLAPSRGRSGDSGGVMDRVVSQLLAELDGLHSTRDVFVIGATNRPDLLDPALLRPGRFKLEPSVSLVNVLDRCPPQLTGADLYSLCSDAMTAALKRRVQDLEEGLEPGSSALLLTMEDLLQAAARLQPSVSEQELLRYKRIQRKFAAC; encoded by the exons ATGGCGCTGGCAGTCTTGCGGGTCCTGGAGCCCTTCCCGACCGAGGCACCCCCGTTGGCGGTGCTGCTGCCCCCCGGGGGCCCGTGGCCTGCAGCGGGACTGGGACTGGTGCTGGCCCTGCGGCCTGCAGGGGAGAGCCCTGCAGGGCCGGCGTTGCTAGTGGCGGCCCTGGAGGGGCCGGGCGCAGGGACCGAGGAGCAGGGTCCCGGGCCCCCGGAGCTGCTGGTTAGCCTCTCGCTGCTGCGGCTCCTTGCTCTGGGCCCTGGGGCGTGGGTGCGGGCACGGCCCGTGCGGCGGCCTCCGGCGCTGGGCTGGGCGCTGCTTGGCACCTCGCCGGGGCCCGGGCTCGGACCGCGAGTCGGGCCGCTGCTGGTGCGGCGCGGAGAGGCCCTGCCAGTCCCCGGACCTCGGGTGCTGGAGACTCGGCCGGCGTTGCAAGGACTGCTGGGCCCAGGGACGCGGCTAGCTGTCACTGAGCTCCGTGGGCGGGCCAAACTGGGTCCGGAGACTGGAGACAGCAGCCCGCCCCCACCTCCGCCCGTGGTGTCCTCCTTCGCGGTTAACCGCACAGTCCGGCAACTCCGGGGAGTTCTGGGAGGGACTGGAGATTCACTGGGTGTAAGCCGGAGCTGCCTCCGTAGCCTGGGCCTCTTCCAGGGCGAATGGGTGTGGGTGACCCGGGCCGGGGAGTCGTCGAACACTTCCCAGCCACACTTGGCCAAGGTGCAGGTCCTAGAGCCTCGCTGGGATCTCTCTGAAAGGCTGGGACCTGGCTCTGGGCAGCCAGGAGAGCCCCTCGCTGACGGACTGGCCCTGGTGCCTGCCACTCTGGCTTTTAATCTCGGCTGTGATCCCCTGGAAGTGGGAGAGCTCAGAATTCAG AGGTACTTGGAAGGCTCCAGCATCCCTGAAGACAAAGGAAGCTGCTCAGTGCTGCCTGGGCCTCTGTTTGCCAAAGAGTTACACATCGAAATTGTGTCCTCTCCCCACTACAGCACGAATGGAAATTATGACCATGTTCTTTACCGGCACTTTCAGACACCCAG GGCAGTCCAGGAAGGGGATGTTCTGTGTGTGCCAACAGTTGGGCAAGTAGAGGTCCTGGAAGGAAGCCCAGAGAAACTGCCCAG GTGGCGGGAGatgttttttaaagtgaagaaaaCCCTTGGGGAAGCTCCGGATGGGCCAACGAGCGCCTTCTTGGCAGACACCGCCCATACCTCCTTGTACTTG GTGGGTTCTACCCTGAGCCCTGTTCCAAGGCTCACTTCAGGAGAATCCACTCCCTGGAACAGCTTGTCTCCTCCAGGCCTGGAGGCCTTAGTGACCGAGCTCTGTGCTGCCCTGAAGCCTCGCCTCCAGCCAGG AGGTGCCCTCTTGACAGGAACCAGCAGTGTCCTTCTCCATGGTCCCCCAGGCAGTGGGAAGACCACAGCTGTCACTGCAGCCTGCAGCCGCCTTGGCCTCCACCTACTGAAG gtgccctgctccaACCTCTGTGCAGACAGTAGCGGAGCTGTGGAGACAAAACTGCAGGCCATCTTCTCCCGGGCCCGGCGCTGCCGGCCTGTGGTTCTATTGCTGACAGCAGTGGACCTTCTGGGTCGGGACCGTGATGGGCTCGGTGAGGACGCCCGTGTGGTGGCCACGCTGCGTCACCTCCTCCTTGATGAGGACCCCCTCACCAG CTGCCCGCCACTGATCGCTGTGGCCACCACAAGCAAGGCCCAGGACCTGCCTGCCGACGTCCAGACAGCATTTCCTCACCAGCTGGAGGTGCCCGTGCTGTCAGAGGGGCAGCGGCTCAGTGTCCTGCGGGCCCTCACTGCCCATCTCCCGCTGGGCCAAGAGGTGAAGCTGCCACAGCTGGCACGGCGGTGCGCA GGCTTTGTGGTAGGGGATCTCTATGCCCTTTTGACCCACAGCAGCCGGGCAGCCTGTGCCAGGATCAAGAACTTGGG TTTGGCAGGCGGCTTGAGTGAAGAGGATGAGGGGGAGCTGTGTGCTGCTGGCTTTCCCCTCCTGGCTGAGGATTTTGGGCAGGCACTGGAGCAGCTGCAGACAGCTCACTCCCGGGCCATTGGAGCCCCCAAG ATCCCCTCGGTGTCCTGGCATGATGTGGGCGGGCTGCAGGAGGTGAAGAAGGAGATTCTGGAGACCATTCAGCTCCCTCTAGAGCACCCAGAGCTTCTGAGCCTGGGCCTGAGGCGCTCGGGCCTTCTGCTCCATGGTCCCCCTGGCACTGGCAAGACCCTCCTGGCCAAGGCAGTAGCCACTGAATGCAGCCTTACCTTCCTCAG CGTGAAGGGGCCCGAGCTTATCAACATGTATGTGGGCCAAAGTGAGGAGAATGTGCGGGAAG TGTTTGCCAGGGCCAGGGCTGCGGCTCCATGcattatcttctttgatgaaCTGGACTCCCTGGCTCCAAGCCGGGGGCGAAGTGGAGACTCTGGAGGTGTGATGGACAG GGTGGTGTCTCAGCTCCTGGCCGAGCTGGATGGGCTTCACAGCACTCGAGATGTGTTTGTGATTGGGGCCACCAACAGACCAGACCTCCTGGACCCTGCCCTTCTGCGGCCTGGCAG ATTCAAGCTAGAGCCCTCCGTGAGCTTGGTGAACGTGCTGGACCGCTGCCCTCCCCAGCTGACGGGGGCAGACCTCTACTCCCTCTGCTCTGATGCCATGACAGCTGCCCTCAAACGCAGGGTTCAGGACCTGGAGGAAG GGCTGGAGCCCGGAAGCTCAGCACTGCTGCTCACCATGGAGGACCTGCTGCAGGCCGCTGCCCGGCTGCAGCCCTCGGTCAGTGAGCAGGAGCTGCTCCGGTACAAGCGCATCCAGCGCAAGTTTGCCGCCTGCTAG
- the PEX6 gene encoding peroxisome biogenesis factor 6 isoform X1 — protein sequence MALAVLRVLEPFPTEAPPLAVLLPPGGPWPAAGLGLVLALRPAGESPAGPALLVAALEGPGAGTEEQGPGPPELLVSLSLLRLLALGPGAWVRARPVRRPPALGWALLGTSPGPGLGPRVGPLLVRRGEALPVPGPRVLETRPALQGLLGPGTRLAVTELRGRAKLGPETGDSSPPPPPPVVSSFAVNRTVRQLRGVLGGTGDSLGVSRSCLRSLGLFQGEWVWVTRAGESSNTSQPHLAKVQVLEPRWDLSERLGPGSGQPGEPLADGLALVPATLAFNLGCDPLEVGELRIQRYLEGSSIPEDKGSCSVLPGPLFAKELHIEIVSSPHYSTNGNYDHVLYRHFQTPRAVQEGDVLCVPTVGQVEVLEGSPEKLPRWREMFFKVKKTLGEAPDGPTSAFLADTAHTSLYLVGSTLSPVPRLTSGESTPWNSLSPPGLEALVTELCAALKPRLQPGGALLTGTSSVLLHGPPGSGKTTAVTAACSRLGLHLLKVPCSNLCADSSGAVETKLQAIFSRARRCRPVVLLLTAVDLLGRDRDGLGEDARVVATLRHLLLDEDPLTSCPPLIAVATTSKAQDLPADVQTAFPHQLEVPVLSEGQRLSVLRALTAHLPLGQEVKLPQLARRCAGFVVGDLYALLTHSSRAACARIKNLGLAGGLSEEDEGELCAAGFPLLAEDFGQALEQLQTAHSRAIGAPKIPSVSWHDVGGLQEVKKEILETIQLPLEHPELLSLGLRRSGLLLHGPPGTGKTLLAKAVATECSLTFLSVKGPELINMYVGQSEENVREVFARARAAAPCIIFFDELDSLAPSRGRSGDSGGVMDRVVSQLLAELDGLHSTRDVFVIGATNRPDLLDPALLRPGRFDKLVFVGVSEDRASQLRVLSAITRKFKLEPSVSLVNVLDRCPPQLTGADLYSLCSDAMTAALKRRVQDLEEGLEPGSSALLLTMEDLLQAAARLQPSVSEQELLRYKRIQRKFAAC from the exons ATGGCGCTGGCAGTCTTGCGGGTCCTGGAGCCCTTCCCGACCGAGGCACCCCCGTTGGCGGTGCTGCTGCCCCCCGGGGGCCCGTGGCCTGCAGCGGGACTGGGACTGGTGCTGGCCCTGCGGCCTGCAGGGGAGAGCCCTGCAGGGCCGGCGTTGCTAGTGGCGGCCCTGGAGGGGCCGGGCGCAGGGACCGAGGAGCAGGGTCCCGGGCCCCCGGAGCTGCTGGTTAGCCTCTCGCTGCTGCGGCTCCTTGCTCTGGGCCCTGGGGCGTGGGTGCGGGCACGGCCCGTGCGGCGGCCTCCGGCGCTGGGCTGGGCGCTGCTTGGCACCTCGCCGGGGCCCGGGCTCGGACCGCGAGTCGGGCCGCTGCTGGTGCGGCGCGGAGAGGCCCTGCCAGTCCCCGGACCTCGGGTGCTGGAGACTCGGCCGGCGTTGCAAGGACTGCTGGGCCCAGGGACGCGGCTAGCTGTCACTGAGCTCCGTGGGCGGGCCAAACTGGGTCCGGAGACTGGAGACAGCAGCCCGCCCCCACCTCCGCCCGTGGTGTCCTCCTTCGCGGTTAACCGCACAGTCCGGCAACTCCGGGGAGTTCTGGGAGGGACTGGAGATTCACTGGGTGTAAGCCGGAGCTGCCTCCGTAGCCTGGGCCTCTTCCAGGGCGAATGGGTGTGGGTGACCCGGGCCGGGGAGTCGTCGAACACTTCCCAGCCACACTTGGCCAAGGTGCAGGTCCTAGAGCCTCGCTGGGATCTCTCTGAAAGGCTGGGACCTGGCTCTGGGCAGCCAGGAGAGCCCCTCGCTGACGGACTGGCCCTGGTGCCTGCCACTCTGGCTTTTAATCTCGGCTGTGATCCCCTGGAAGTGGGAGAGCTCAGAATTCAG AGGTACTTGGAAGGCTCCAGCATCCCTGAAGACAAAGGAAGCTGCTCAGTGCTGCCTGGGCCTCTGTTTGCCAAAGAGTTACACATCGAAATTGTGTCCTCTCCCCACTACAGCACGAATGGAAATTATGACCATGTTCTTTACCGGCACTTTCAGACACCCAG GGCAGTCCAGGAAGGGGATGTTCTGTGTGTGCCAACAGTTGGGCAAGTAGAGGTCCTGGAAGGAAGCCCAGAGAAACTGCCCAG GTGGCGGGAGatgttttttaaagtgaagaaaaCCCTTGGGGAAGCTCCGGATGGGCCAACGAGCGCCTTCTTGGCAGACACCGCCCATACCTCCTTGTACTTG GTGGGTTCTACCCTGAGCCCTGTTCCAAGGCTCACTTCAGGAGAATCCACTCCCTGGAACAGCTTGTCTCCTCCAGGCCTGGAGGCCTTAGTGACCGAGCTCTGTGCTGCCCTGAAGCCTCGCCTCCAGCCAGG AGGTGCCCTCTTGACAGGAACCAGCAGTGTCCTTCTCCATGGTCCCCCAGGCAGTGGGAAGACCACAGCTGTCACTGCAGCCTGCAGCCGCCTTGGCCTCCACCTACTGAAG gtgccctgctccaACCTCTGTGCAGACAGTAGCGGAGCTGTGGAGACAAAACTGCAGGCCATCTTCTCCCGGGCCCGGCGCTGCCGGCCTGTGGTTCTATTGCTGACAGCAGTGGACCTTCTGGGTCGGGACCGTGATGGGCTCGGTGAGGACGCCCGTGTGGTGGCCACGCTGCGTCACCTCCTCCTTGATGAGGACCCCCTCACCAG CTGCCCGCCACTGATCGCTGTGGCCACCACAAGCAAGGCCCAGGACCTGCCTGCCGACGTCCAGACAGCATTTCCTCACCAGCTGGAGGTGCCCGTGCTGTCAGAGGGGCAGCGGCTCAGTGTCCTGCGGGCCCTCACTGCCCATCTCCCGCTGGGCCAAGAGGTGAAGCTGCCACAGCTGGCACGGCGGTGCGCA GGCTTTGTGGTAGGGGATCTCTATGCCCTTTTGACCCACAGCAGCCGGGCAGCCTGTGCCAGGATCAAGAACTTGGG TTTGGCAGGCGGCTTGAGTGAAGAGGATGAGGGGGAGCTGTGTGCTGCTGGCTTTCCCCTCCTGGCTGAGGATTTTGGGCAGGCACTGGAGCAGCTGCAGACAGCTCACTCCCGGGCCATTGGAGCCCCCAAG ATCCCCTCGGTGTCCTGGCATGATGTGGGCGGGCTGCAGGAGGTGAAGAAGGAGATTCTGGAGACCATTCAGCTCCCTCTAGAGCACCCAGAGCTTCTGAGCCTGGGCCTGAGGCGCTCGGGCCTTCTGCTCCATGGTCCCCCTGGCACTGGCAAGACCCTCCTGGCCAAGGCAGTAGCCACTGAATGCAGCCTTACCTTCCTCAG CGTGAAGGGGCCCGAGCTTATCAACATGTATGTGGGCCAAAGTGAGGAGAATGTGCGGGAAG TGTTTGCCAGGGCCAGGGCTGCGGCTCCATGcattatcttctttgatgaaCTGGACTCCCTGGCTCCAAGCCGGGGGCGAAGTGGAGACTCTGGAGGTGTGATGGACAG GGTGGTGTCTCAGCTCCTGGCCGAGCTGGATGGGCTTCACAGCACTCGAGATGTGTTTGTGATTGGGGCCACCAACAGACCAGACCTCCTGGACCCTGCCCTTCTGCGGCCTGGCAG ATTTGACAAGCTGGTGTTTGTGGGGGTGAGCGAGGACCGCGCCTCCCAGCTACGCGTTCTGAGCGCCATCACGCGCAA ATTCAAGCTAGAGCCCTCCGTGAGCTTGGTGAACGTGCTGGACCGCTGCCCTCCCCAGCTGACGGGGGCAGACCTCTACTCCCTCTGCTCTGATGCCATGACAGCTGCCCTCAAACGCAGGGTTCAGGACCTGGAGGAAG GGCTGGAGCCCGGAAGCTCAGCACTGCTGCTCACCATGGAGGACCTGCTGCAGGCCGCTGCCCGGCTGCAGCCCTCGGTCAGTGAGCAGGAGCTGCTCCGGTACAAGCGCATCCAGCGCAAGTTTGCCGCCTGCTAG
- the GNMT gene encoding glycine N-methyltransferase, producing the protein MVDSVYRTRSLGVAAEGLPDQYADGEAARVWQLYIGDTRSRTAEYKAWLLGLLRQHGCQRVLDVACGTGVDSIMLVEEGFTVTSVDASDKMLKYALKERWNRRHEPAFDKWVIEEANWMTLDKDVPQPPGGGFDAVICLGNSFAHLPDCRGDQSEHRLALRNITSMVRSGGLLVIDHRNYDHILSTGCAPPGKNIYYKSDLTKDITTSVLTVNNKAHMVTLDYTVQVPGAGQDGSPGLSKFRLSYYPHRLASFTELLRAAFGGKCQHSVLGDFKPYKPGQAYIPCYFIHVLKRTD; encoded by the exons ATGGTGGACAGTGTGTACCGCACCCGCTCCCTGGGGGTGGCGGCCGAAGGGCTCCCGGACCAGTACGCGGACGGAGAGGCGGCACGCGTGTGGCAGCTCTACATCGGGGACACCCGCAGCCGCACGGCCGAGTACAAGGCCTGGCTGCTCGGGCTGCTGCGCCAGCACGGCTGCCAGCGGGTGCTCGACGTGGCCTGCGGCACCGg GGTGGACTCCATCATGCTGGTGGAAGAGGGCTTCACCGTGACCAGTGTGGATGCCAGTGACAAGATGCTGAAATACGCGCTTAAAGAGCGCTGGAACCGGCGGCACGAACCGGCCTTCGACAAGTGGG TCATTGAAGAAGCCAACTGGATGACTCTGGACAAAGATGTGCCCCAGCCACCAGGGGGCGGCTTCGATGCGGTCATCTGCCTTGGCAATAGTTTTGCCCACTTGCCAGACTGCAGAG GAGACCAGAGTGAGCACCGGCTGGCACTGAGGAACATCACGAGCATGGTGCGGTCTGGGGGCCTGCTGGTCATCGATCATCGCAACTACGACCACATCCTCAGCACAGGCTGTGCACCCCCAGGAAAGAACATCTACTATAag AGTGACTTGACCAAGGATATCACGACATCAGTGCTGACAGTGAACAACAAGGCCCACATGGTGACCCTGGACTACACGGTGCAGGTGCCAGGCGCTGGCCAGGATGGTTCTCCTGGTTTGAG TAAGTTCCGGCTCTCCTACTACCCGCACCGTTTGGCTTCCTTCACGGAGTTGCTCCGAGCAGCCTTCGGGGGCAAGTGCCAGCACAGCGTCCTGGGGGACTTCAAGCCTTACAAGCCTGGCCAGGCCTACATCCCTTGCTATTTCATCCATGTGCTCAAGAGGACGGACTGA